CATTGATAAAGTGCGGGAGCTGACTAGCGAACGCAAAGCCGCCGTGCTCTACGGCTCAAACTTTTCCATTGGGATGAATTTCTTCTTCAAGGCCGTGCAGGCCGTGGCGCCCATCTTGAAACACCAATATCGCGGCAGCATTGTGGAGCGCCATCACGTCCATAAAAAAGACAAGCCTTCCGGGACGGCTGTGACACTCCAGAGACTTCTTGAGTCTGGCTCTGGGGAGAAAGTAGAAATCGCTTCAGTCCGCGAAGGCGAGACCGTGGGCATGCACCTGGTCATGCTCGACTCAGCCAATGACACGATTCTCTTCACCCACGACGCTAAATCGCGCGTCGGCTTTGCCGAAGGCGCAGTGCGCGCCGCCGAATGGATCAGAGGGAAAACGGGGTTCTTTGAGTTTCCGGAGATCGTGGACCAGCTTTAGAAAGCGATTTACCCCAAAGGATACGAAGGGACACCTTCGTATCCTTTGTGTTTGAAGTCTTTAGCCGTTTAGTGCCCCGGCACAAACCTGGTTACATTCAAAATGTTGTGCTCCAGGTCATCATGGGTGAAAAGTTGCCGGTATGCATGGTTGGTAAGCCATTGCGGCAACAGGTTTACATAGAACGGGCTGCCCAGCACTCCGCTGATTCCGCCCGGCAAAGAACTCACACCGCGAATCCCTTCATCCTTGCCTTCGCCAACAAACCTTTGAGAAGGGCCGGAGGAAAAAGTAAATCCGTTCACAGTGTTGGCCGTTACGGAGAAGCTGGCTGCGTCCACCGTCTGGTAACCGCCGTCGGTGGGGATACCCGGCAATCCGGCCAGGGGCTGCGGGAATGCGCCACCCGCCGGCGGAATGCTGAAAGGCGATCCCAGGATGTGCGAGAACGTGATGCGGTGCAGCTTGCCCCAGCGATAATCGTTCTGGTTGGTTGATCCGCCAAAGGCAGCGTTGAATGCCGGGCTTGCCAACAGCGTTAGCGCGTCTTTCAGGCTTTGCAGGATCACGATGTCACGCCGGTCGCCTGCGTCCGCTACCCCGCTGACCTGGAAAAAGTTGAGTCCAGACGCGCCCACGCCATGCGCCGTGGAAAAATTCTCCAGCAAATGACGCAACGCTTTGAGATACGTCTGTGACGGCAGTGCTGCCTCCACCGATCCCAGCCCAACATGGCTCAGCGTTGTTCCCAGCGTTTGACTGATGAACTCGCTCCGCCACACGTTATAAAGCGTGGCTGCAATGCTATTGGCAACCTCCTTGCCTGATCGCGGAAA
This is a stretch of genomic DNA from Terriglobia bacterium. It encodes these proteins:
- a CDS encoding 4-hydroxy-tetrahydrodipicolinate reductase, producing MKILVLGRGKTGALVAEIAKERGHEVRSLASQENQDGRALTPATLKEIDAVIDFTTPHAAIPNIIRCVEAGVPIVVGTTGWYHHIDKVRELTSERKAAVLYGSNFSIGMNFFFKAVQAVAPILKHQYRGSIVERHHVHKKDKPSGTAVTLQRLLESGSGEKVEIASVREGETVGMHLVMLDSANDTILFTHDAKSRVGFAEGAVRAAEWIRGKTGFFEFPEIVDQL